The following proteins are encoded in a genomic region of Arachis ipaensis cultivar K30076 chromosome B02, Araip1.1, whole genome shotgun sequence:
- the LOC107627572 gene encoding uncharacterized protein LOC107627572, which produces MEENSRLEKTSKSIFSYPPRDKDKEYRKKEDQPTKKPRKYHNYTPLRVSLVDVYREICNTEKIPPPRPIKHKRGGSRTEYCEYYRIYGHSTNDCFDLKNVIEKLAREGRLDRFLANKADEPRKRRTDEEVGRAERPHHTPERHIHMINGGFAGGVISKSSRKRHLKEVYHVGGGDRSVNLPNITFTQEDASGIIPGYDDPMVITIILGNANLHRTLIDQGSFADILFKSAFDKLGL; this is translated from the coding sequence atggaggagaactctcgactagAAAAAACCTCAAAATCCATATTCTCTTACccacctcgggacaaggataaagagtatAGGAAAAAAGAAGACCAGCCTACTAAAAAACCcagaaaataccacaactacactccgcTCAGAGTATCCcttgtggatgtatacagagagatatgcaacactgaaaaGATCCCGCCCCCTCGTCCGATCAAACACAAAAGAGGAGGAAGTCGGACAGAGTATTGTGAATACTACCGAATTTacggacattccaccaacgactgCTTTGACCTAAAGAATGTTATTGAAAAACTGGCACGAGAAGGGCgactagatcggtttctagccAATAAAGCAGacgagccaagaaaaagaagaacggatgaagaggtcggacgagctgaACGTCCCCATCACACCCCTGAGAGGCATATTCACATGatcaatggaggattcgcaggaggagtgATCTCTAAGTCGTcacgcaaaagacacctcaaggaGGTGTACCATGTTGGAGGAGGAGACAGGTCGGTCAACCTCCCCAATATCACCTTTACTCAAGAAGACGCTTCGGGAATCATCCCAGGGTATGAtgaccccatggtcattaccataaTACTTGGCAATGCCAACCTCCACCGAACATTAATCGACCAGGGAAGCTTCGCGgacatcttgttcaaatccgccttcgacaaactcggcctataA